In the Paraburkholderia acidisoli genome, AACAGCGCGATGGCGGCGTACGGGCTCGCCACGAGGCCCACGCAGGCCGGTCCGATCATCAGCAGCGCGCCGGTCGTGATGACGAGCTTGCGCGAGGTGATGAGCGAGCAGCCGAACCAGCGGATGAAGAGCGGCGCGAGATAGCCGCCGATCAGGCAGCCGAGGTCGGCGGCGAGGAAGGGCATCCACGCGAACAGCGCGATTTCCTTCAGGTTCATGTGCCGCACGGTGACCATGTAGAGCGGAATCCACGCGCCGAAGGTCTGCCACGCCGGTTCGGCGAGCATGCGCGGAATGCCGATGCCCCAGAAGCGGCGCGTCTTGAGCACTTCCTTGAACGAAGCGCGCTTGCCGCCGCTGGCTTTCTGCGCCTCGGTCTGGCCGGCGCGGATGTACTCCGCTTCCTCCTGCGAGAGCTTCGGGTGTTCGGCGGGCATCTTGAAGAACACGAGCCAGAGCGCGACCCAGATCAGCGCGACGCCGCCCGTGAGCACGAAGGCGAACTGCCAGTTGTACTTGAGAATGCACCAGACCACGAGCGGCGGGGCAATCATCGCGCCGATCGAGGTGCCGGTATTGAGCCAGCCGGTGGCGACCGAGCGCTCCTTCGCCGGGAACCACGCGCTGATCGCTTTCATGCCGGCCGGGAAGATGGCCGCTTCGCTCATGCCGAGCAGGCCGCGGAAGAACGCCAGCGCGCCCCAGCTACCGGCGAGACCGTGCAGCATGTTGGCGATGGCCCAGCCGAACGCGAAGATCGCGAAGCCGATCTTGACGCCCACGGAGTCGAGCACGAAGCCGGCGACGGGTTGCGCGAGCGCGTAGCACGCCTGGAACGCCGTGACCACGTACGAGTACTGCTGCGTGGTCATGTGGAGGGTTTCGGTGAGCGTGGGCGCGGCGACCGAGAGCGAACTGCGCGCGAGGTAGTTGAATACCGTGCCGATCATGATGAGGCCGATGATCCACCACCGTACCCCCTTGAATGTCTTGCGTTGCACTGCTCGTCTCCTGCTGTGGACGGACCGGGCGCCAAGTCGTGCCGCGCTGCGGGTCCCGATGAATGTTTCTTTGGCGAAGTGCCCCGTGGGTTCCGGCGGCTGGCTCGATGGCGGACAGCAAAGCGAATCGGCCCTTCATGTAAGACATCATTCTATTTCGTGCAAAGTTGTAAAGCAAATATTGACGCGCTGGGGATTTCCCTAGTGCATGGGGCCGCGCGCGGCGTGCGTCGCTCGAAGTGGCGCATCTGCGCGCAAGCGCTGGCTTTACCTCACGGAGATGGGGCGCAAGCCCGGCGTCGCGGGTTTGGCGAGTCGTCATACATCTACAAGATGGCGTCATCCCTCGCCGATGCGGTCGTCAGGTTGACAATTCCCGTGTTGTATTACAACAATGCGAGCCACTGCCTGCGCCGCGCGCGGCATCCACACCAAAACCGAAGAGACACGCCATGAGTTCACTCGACATCCCCGTCAGCGCCGCCGCGCTCGAGCAGTTGCGCCACGTTTCCAACGCCACGCTCACCACGCAGCTTTTCAAGCGCGGCCTGCGCAACGTGTTCCTGCAAGGCGTCAAGCCGCTGGTCGCGCCGGCGGCCGGCACGCCGAATCTCGTCGGCCCGGCGTTCACGATGCGCAATATCCCCGCGCGCGAAGATCTCGACCAGTTGAGCGCGTTCCAGAATCCGGAGCATCCGCAGCGCAAGGGCGTGGAAAGCGTGCCTGCGGGCGCGGTGCTCGTGCAGGATTGCCGCGGCGTGACCGATGCGGCGTCGATGGGGTCGATCCTCGCCACGCGCATGAAGGTGCGCGGCGTGGCGGGCATGGTTTCGGACGGCCCAGTGCGCGACAGCGGCACGATCGCGGCACTCGGCATTCCGGTGTTCTGCGCGGGCGCGTCGGCGCCGCTCAATCTCTGCAAGCACCACACGGTCGACCTGAACGTGCCGATTGCCTGCGGCGGCGTGGCCGTGTATCCAGGCGATATCATCGTCGGCGACGTGGACGGCATCGTCGTGATTCCGCGTCATCTCGCCGAGGAAGTCGCGCGCGACGCCTTCGAGCAGGAGCGTCTGGAGCGCTTTATCACCGAACGGATCGAAGCGGGCGCGGCGCTGCCGGGCACCTATCCGCCGAACGCAGCGACGCTCGCCGCCTACGACGCCTGGAAGAAGGATCATCAATGAGAGGAGCATCAATGAGCGCGAACGTCGCAGTCCTCACGCCGCCCACGCGGCCGCTCGAAGCGCATGACGCGCGCCGCTCCGCGGTGGGCGAATGTCCCGTGTGGCGCGAGTCGGAAAACGCCCTGTACTGGGTCGACATTCCCGCGCAATTGATCGTGCGTTATGGCGCCGGCGTGGCGGGCGGCGCACTGGCACGCCGCACCGAATGGGCACTGCCCGAGCGTATCGGCTGCTTCGCGTTCGCGCGCGACGGCGGCGTGCTGGCCGCGCTCGAAACCGGGCTCTTCGCCGTGACGCTGCATGAGCCGGCCGCGCAGTCGCACCGAGGCGAAGTCAGCGTGCGCCCGCTCGCAAGCGTCGCGCACGACGCCGAACGCATGCGTTTCAACGACGGCCGTTGCGATCGTCAGGGCCGTTTCTGGTCCGGAACGATGGTGCAGGACGCCGCCGCGCCACAACCGGCGGGCAAGCTGTATCGCTACACGGCGGAGGCCGGTTTGTCGGCGCCCGTGATCGACGCGCTCTGCACGCAGAACGGCCTCGCGTGGTCGCCCGACGGCCGCACGATGTATCTGTCCGATTCGCATCCGTCGAGCCGCGTGATCTGGGCATTCGACTACGACATCGACGATGGCGTCCCCACGAATCGTCGCGTGTTCGCCGATCTGCACGACTACACCGGCCGCCCGGACGGCGCGGCGGTCGACGCCGACGGCGGTTACTGGATCTGCGCCAACGACGCGGGCCAGTTGCTGCGCTTCACGCCGGAAGGGCGGCTCGACCGCAGCGTCGCGGTGCCGGTGTCGAAGCCGTCGATGTGCGCATTCGGCGGCGCGAATTACGACACGCTGTTCGTCACGACGATCATTCCCGCGCAGGCGGGCGAGCAGGACGGCCTCGTGTTCGCGCTCGACGCGGGCGTGCGCGGTCTGCCCGAGCCCGAATTCGCGGGCGCGCTGCGCTGAGTTTTCTCTTTATCGGAACGGAAACGATGCGGTTTCAGGATCAGGACGTCGTCGAACTCGCGCGCGGCGCGTCGCGGTTGCGCGTGGCGCCGCAAGCGGGCGGCCGCCTGCTGTCATGGACGATAGCCGGCGCGCCCGTTCTGTATTGGCCCGACGCGCCCGACTGGAGCCAGCCGGGCGGGATTCGCGGCGGCAATCCGCTGCTGTTTCCGTTCATCGCGCGGCATTGGGTGGACGGTGAAATGGGCGCGTGGCGCGACGCGAGCGGCACGGTGCGCGAGATGCCGCTGCATGGTTTCGCGCGCGATCTGCCGTTCGCGGCGGACGTCGCGCCGGAAGGCGACGGCGTGCGCGTGACGCTCGCCGACAGCGCGGCGACGCGCGAGCGCTACCCGTTCGGCTTTCGCTTCGAGGCGGCGTATCGGCTGCGGGAGGGTGACGCGCTCGACGTCGACCTGATCACGACCAATACCGGCGACACCCCGCTGCCGTACTACGCGGGCCATCATTTCTATTTCGCGCTGCCGCACGCCGAGCGCGCGCGCACCACGATCACCTTGCCGCGCAACGCGTGGCGGCGGCAGTTGCCGGACGGCGCGACGACCGAAGCCACGCCCGGCGCGAGGCGATACCGGCTCGACGACGCGCAGATCGTCGACCGCTTCCATTGCCTCGACGGCGCGCCGGACGCGCCCGTGCGTATCGAGATGCCATCGCAAGGTCGCGCGATCGAGATCGATCTGAGCCGCCCCGGCTCGACGCCCTGGTACGCCGTCACCACGTGGACGCTCGCGCCCGATTGCGACTTTTATTGCGTGGAGCCATGGCTCGGTTTGCCCGACGCGATTCATACGGGACTGGGTTTGCGCTGGCTGAAACCGGGCGAGACGCAACGCGCGGCGCTGCGGATCACGGTGAGCGCGTGGCGCTGAAGGCATGCCCGCGCACACGCCCGGCGCGCGGGTGCCATGCGATATGACTTACAATTCACGATACCCCTGACAACTCAAGTGCATCGTCCGACCATGTCTGAGCAGAAAGCGCCGAATATGCCGGCGCGGATTTACAGCGACATCCTCAACCGCATCATCGAAGGCGAATACAAGGAAGGGGAGCGTTTGCCGACGGAGCACATGCTGGCGGAGCGGTTCGCGACGTCGCGCCCGACGGTGCGCGAGGCGCTCGCGCAACTGCGCGCGGACGGCATCATCGCCACGCGCCACGGTTCGGGCACCACGGTCATGCGTCGCCCCGACCCGGACGTACGGCGGTTCGCGCCGCTCGAAACGTTGTCGGACATTCGGCGTTGCTACGAGTATCGCGTGGTGGTCGAGGCGGGCGCCGCGTCGCTCGCGGCGCAGAAGGCGGAGGACGGCGATATCGCCGCGATTCAACGCGAGTGGGAAAACCTGCAAACCATTGTCGAAACCTCGGGCATCGGCGCGAAAGACGACTTTGCGTTCCACATGGCCGTGGCGCGCGCCTCGAAGAACCAGTTCTTCATCACGGCGCTTTCGGGCATTCAGGAGCAGATGGTGTTCAGCATGAACCTGTCGCGCAACCTCTCGCTCGTGAAGTCGGTCGAGCGTCAGCGGCTCGTGCAGCAGGAGCATCTGGAAGTGCTCGAAGCGATCCAGAGACGCGACGCCGAAGCGGCGTCGCAAGCCATGCGCAGTCACCTCGAACGCGCCGTGAATCGCATGTTCGGCTCGTGAATTAAACCGCGCGCGGGACGGGCGGAAATGAAAAATCGGCGCACGGAATGCGCCGATTTTTTTGTCTGGTGCGTTCTTTGGCACGGGCGTGCCGCAAAAGAAAAAACCGGCGGGCAACTTGCATTGCCCGCCGGTTTTTACGTTCGACGCAGCTCGCCTGCTTACACCGCGGCTTGCTTGGCGGCGCGCGCCGAGGCTTGCGCAACCGCCTTCGTGGCGGCCTTACCGGCGGCGTCGAGGTTGGTTTCAGCGAATTCCACGGCTTGCTTCGCAGCCTTGTTCACGGAATCTACGGCGCTGCTGGCGGCGTTGATGGCCGTCTTGATCGCGGCAACGGCGGCTTCCGAGCCGGCCGGGGCGTTCTTCGCGGCGTTGTCGACCAGCGCTTCGAGCGTGCGTTGCTGTTGTTCGTACTGCGCTTGCGCGGCGCTGGCGAACTCGGCTTGCGTGGACGAAACGATGTCGTACACGCTGCGGCCGTAGGCGAGCGCCTGTTCGGCGGCGGGTTGCGCGAGGCCGGCTTGCGCGGCGAAGAAACCTTGCGGGTCCTTGGCCGAGAACGCGCGCTGGGCGTTTTCCTGGCCTTCCGCGAACGCCGTGCGGGCCGTCTGGATGTTGAGTTCGGCGAGCTTGATCGCGCCTTCGAAAGCCTTGCTCGTCAGGCCGAAGAGGGCGTCAAAACCGGCCTTCTGGGTGGCGGCGAACTGTTCGGGAGTCGGCAGATTCATGATGTCGTTCCTTGTGCGAGAGACGCTACGCGTGGGTTTCCGTTGCGAAAATGAGAAAACTTTCGTTTCGATCACCGGGTCGCGCAGGAAGGGTTTTGTGCGATGCAGCAATCGAGTTCATATTACGCGATCCAATATTCCTGTCAAGCGAAATTTGTGCGTCGCAACAATTGGGTAATCGCTTGATTCATTACGGGTTTTCGCTCATGCGGCCGGGGCGCCCGGAAGCCCCGCGAACCGCTTAAGCGCAGCGCATCGCAAGTGGGGGCACAATGGCTGTCCCCCTGGCGCATCGAGACGTCCGGGCGGGTCCCCCAATCGAGCGGCGACGGTTTTCGAGCGGAACCGGCGCACGAGACGGTCGCGACGACACGCGACGTTGATGCCGACGCGAGCGAGGCGCGTCGCCGCGCATTCTGGAGAAAATTGACATGAGTGCATCGAGCGACAAGTCTCTCGGCCAATCCACCACGGGCGCGGGCGCGCCGGCTGTCAGCGACCGCAACTCGTTGACGATCGGACCCGACGGCCCGATCGTGCTGCACGACGTGCACTTCCTCGAGCAGATGGCGCACTTCAACCGCGAGAAAGTGCCGGAGCGCCAGCCGCACGCGAAGGGCGCGGGGGCGTTCGGCGAGTTCAAGACGACCGAGGACGTTTCGCGTTACACCAAGGCCGCGCTGTTCCAGCCGGGCGCGACGACCGAGATGCTCGCGCGCTTTTCGACGGTCGCGGGCGAAATGGGCAGCCCCGATACGTGGCGCGACGTGCGCGGTTTCTCGCTGAAGTTCTACACGACCGAAGGCAATTACGATCTCGTCGGCAATAACACGCCGGTGTTCTTCGTGCGCGATCCGATGAAGTTTCCGCACTTCATCCGCAGCCAGAAGCGTCTGCCCGATTCGGGCCTGCGCGACGGCGAAATGCAGTGGGACTTCTGGACCAACAATCCGGAATCGGCGCACCAGGTCACGTATCTGATGGGCGAGCGCGGCCTGCCGAAAACCTGGCGCGAGATGAACGGTTACGGTTCGCACACGTATATGTGGGTGAACGCGCAGGGCGAGAAGTTCTGGGTCAAGTACCACTTCCACACGCATCAGGGCATGGCGTTCTTCAGCAACGCCGAAGCGGAGGCGATGGCGGGGCGCGACGCGGATTTCCATCGCCGCGATCTGTTCGACGCCATCAAGCGAGGCGAATTTCCCGCGTGGACGCTGTTCGTGCAGGTCATGCCGTACGCGGAGGCGAAGCAGTATCGCTTCAATCCGTTCGACCTCACGAAGACGTGGTCGCACAAGGACTATCCGCTCATCAAGGTCGGCACGATGACGCTCAACCGCAACCCGGAGAACTTCTTCGCGCAGATCGAGCAGGCCGCGTTCTCGCCGGGCAATACGGTGCCGGGCATCGGTTTGTCGCCGGACCGCATGCTGCTCGGCCGCGCGTTCGCATACAACGACGCGCAGCGCGCGCGCATCGGCACGAACTTCCATCAACTGCCGGTGAACCGTCCCAAGGTGCCGGTGCAGAGCTATATGTTCGACGGCCACATGGCGTACGAGCACACGGGCAACGCGCCCACCTACGTGCCCAACAGCTTCGGACGTCCGTGGGCCGACACCACGGGCAAGGCCGAAGACGGCTGGGAATCGGACGGCGAGATGGTGCGCAGCGCCTACACGCTGCACGCGGAAGACGACGACTTCGGCCAGCCCGGTGAACTCGTGCGCCGCGTGTTCGACGACAGGCAGCGCGAGTTGCTGGTCGAGCAGGTGGTGGCGAGCCTCGGCGGCGTGCGCAGCCCCGTGCGCGAGCGCGTGTTCGAGTACTGGAAGAAGATCGACGCCGACGTGGGTGCGCAGATCGAAAAGAAGGCGGGCAGCGGGAAGTAAATTGCCGCCACGCCGCGCATTGAATGCGTAGCGCGAGAGAGAAGGCCGGATCGAATGCGATCCGGCCTTTTGTTTTGCCGATGGTCGATGCTCGTATCGCCGGATTAGCCGCGGATGTTCCTTTTTTTTCGACTGGAAATCCGGCGCCTCGCTCAGTGTTTTTTGGGTGTCGTTGTTCGGCGAATTGTGCCCGGGCGCGCTTACGTCTGTATAAAGCGCGTTGGCGTAAATCGCGGTTTGTCGGCGCTATTTTTTTCAAACGTTTTACTCGTCGATTACGATTGCGCCTTCTGCAGCGCCGTGGCGCGCGGCGCATAATGAGCCGTGTCGTGGCGGCCCGATGGCGGCATGCGCAATGCGCTTATCGGAATTGCAACGGAGAGGGAATAAAATCGCCACGCCTTCCGTTATCCCTTACTGAAACGTTACCGCCCGATCACGTGAAAACTCCTTTGCCCGCTGAATCCGCTTTCGCGAATGCCGATCTCGCCTCGCAGAAATACACGCGCGTCGCGGTATTGCTGCACTGGCTCATTGCGCTGCTGATTCTCACGAACGTCGCGCTCGGCCTGATGGGCGCGCTATTGCCGGACGGCGCGCTCTCCGACACCGCCATTCGGCTCGTGATCGACACGCACAAATCCATCGGCATCACCGTGCTCGGGCTGGCGATCCTGCGCGTGCTGTGGCGCGTCTCGCATCGTCCGCCGCCGCTGCCGGCCGAATTCCCGATGTGGGAGCGCGCCGCCGCGCACGCGGCGCATGTCGCGCTCTACGTGCTGATCTTCGCCATGCCGCTTACAGGCTGGCTGCACGACTCCGCGTGGGTCGCGGCCGCCTCGCATCCCATGTATCTCTACGGCGTCGTGCCGTGGCCGCGCATCGGCTTCATCATGGATCTCGACGCGGTCACCAAGAACCGTCTGCACGAACAGTTCGGCGCGCTGCATACGGCGTGCAGCTATGCGCTTTACGGCGTGCTCGCGTTGCATATCGCGGGGGCGCTCAAGCATCAATGGATCGATCGTCATTCGGTGTTGCGCCGGATGATGCCGTGAGCAATCGAAAAGGAACGCTTTGAAAAACACGCTTGAAGAGGCCTTGCTGCGCACGTCGCCGCGCCTCGTACCGCCTCGCACGCCCATCGCGAGCATCGTGATTCATCTCGGTGTCATGGTGCTGTGGTTCGTGCTGTTCGCGCGTGCGTTCTTTCTGCAGGGCGTGGTCGCGTGGTCGACCGGCATTGCCTACGTGATCTACGACACGGTGCTGCTGGTGTTCGTGGCGTGGCAGGCGCGCGTGCTGCTGGCGCCGCGGCGCGCAGCGGTCAATGTGGCGGCCGATACCCCGCTGCCGACGCTCGGCGTGATCGTCGCGGCGCATAACGAGGCCGCCGTGCTGCCGATCACGCTCGACGCGTTGTTCGCGCAGACCCGCGCGCCGCAGCAGATCGTGATCGCCGACGACGGTTCGACCGACGGCACCGCCGCGCTGCTCACTCAGCATTACGGCCTCGTGGATCCGGGCGAAGGACAGTTGAGCGCGGCGTCGCCGCGATATCCCACGCTGCGCTGGCTGAAGCTCGCGCACGGCGGCAAGGCGCGTGCGCTCAACGCGGCGCTGCTGGCAATTGCCACCGACACGGTCATGACCGTCGACGCCGACACGCTGCTCGAACCCGACGCCTGTGCCGCCATGACCGAAGCGTTCGGCAGCGAGCCGGAACTCGTCGCGGCCGCGGGGCTGCTCACGCCGGTGTGCGGCAAGTCGCTGAGCGGGCGCTTCTTCCAGTGGTTTCAAACCTACGAGTACATCCGCAATTTCATCTCGCGTTTCGCGTGGATGCGTGCAGACAGTTTGCTGCTCGTCTCGGGCGCATTCGCGGGATTCCGTCGCGAGGCGGTCATGAAAGTGGGCGGCTTCGATCCGCATTGCCTCGTAGAGGATTACGAACTGATTCATCGCTTGCGGCGCTATTCGGCGCACGAGAATCTGGGCTGGGACGTGCGCGTGCTCGGCACCGCGCGCGCGCATACCGACGCGCCCGGCACGCTCACGAGCTTCCTGCGGCAGCGCCGCCGCTGGTTCGCGGGCTTTCTGCAAACGCAGTATTGGTATCGCGACATGACGGGGAATCGCCGTTACGGCAAGCTCGGCTTGATGATGCTGCCCGTGAAGGCCTTCGACACGGTGCAGCCCATTTACGGGCTCACCGCATTCGCGCTGCTGGTGGGGTTTCTGTTCGACGGCCGCTTCACCATCGTGCTGCCGGTGCTGGCCGTGATCGTGGGCAAGATCGCCATCGACCTCGCGTTTCACCTGTTCTCCGTGCATCTGTACCGGCGCTGGAGCGGCGACCGCACGAGTTCGAGCTTCGGCATGGCTTTGCTCGCCGCGATCTTCGAACCGTTCTCGTTCCAGTTGATGCGCCACAGCGGCGCGGCGCTCGGCTGGCTGCATTTCCTGCTCGGCCGCCGCAAGTGGGGCGTGCAGCAGCGCACTGGCCTGGCCACGGCGGGCAATCGCGAAAGTACCGCGCCCACGCGCTGATCTTTTCTTCTTCCTCATGCGAATGGCATCAAGACGAAATTCGTCTCGATGCCATTTGTCATTGGCGGCCGGCGTTTTCGTGCACCGCATTGAAGCATGCGAATGACATCGGCATGACGGGTGCCTTTTCAGAGCGTACGATGTCACACGAATTGCACCAACGAAGCGCATGCTGTCGCGCCGACGCGATGGCATATCAATTGCTTTTTCCAAGCGTCGCAGCGCGCAGGCGTGACGTCGCAATCTTGTGACGAATCGTCGGGCGCCGCTGTATTCACGCGCGAGAACGAACGATGCAAGTCCATGACGAGATGCGCGACGAGGGCGCGGTGCGCCCGCATTACGACCGTTTCCAGAACTGGCTCGATCGGCAAACCGCCGAAACGATGGCCCGCAAGCGCGCGGAGGCGGATCTGCTGTTTCGCCGCGTGGGTATCACGTTCGCGGTCAACGGCGATCTCTCCGGCACCGAACGGCTCATCCCGTTCGACCTGATTCCCCGCATCATTCCCGCCCACGAGTGGGATCTGCTCGAACGCGGCCTGCGCCAGCGCGTGCAAGCGCTGAATCTTTTCCTGCACGACGTCTATCACGACCGCAACATCGTGCGCGCCGGCGTGATTCCGCCCGAGCAGGTCTACACGAACGCGCAGTACCGGCCCGAGATGCAGGGCATCGATTTGCCGCTGGGCGTGTACGCGCATATCGCCGGTATCGACATCGTGCGCGACGGTCGTGACGGCGCGTTTTACGTGCTCGAAGACAATCTGCGCGTGCCGTCCGGCGTCTCGTACATGCTCGAAAACCGCAAGATGATGATGCGGCTCTTTCCCGAGCTATTCGTGCAGCACAAGGTGGCGCCCGTCGCCCACTATCCCGACCTGCTGCTCGAAACGCTGCGGGCTTCGGCGCCCGAAGGCGTCGACGAACCCGTGGTCGTGCTGCTCACGCCGGGCATGTACAACTCGGCGTATTTCGAGCACACGTTTCTCGCGCAGCAAATGGGCGTCGAACTCGTGGAAGGCAAGGACCTGTTCGTCGACGACAACTACGTGTTCATGCGCACGACCCAGGGCCCGCGCCGCGTGGACGTGATTTATCGCCGCGTGGACGACGACTTTCTCGACCCGCTCGCGTTTCGCGTCGACTCCGCGCTCGGTGTGCCGGGCCTGCTCACGGCGTATCGCGCGGGGCGCGTGGTGCTCGCGAATGCCATGGGCACCGGCGTGGCCGACGATAAATCGATCTATCCGTACGTGCCCGACATGATCGAGTTTTATCTCGGCGAAAAGCCCATTCTGAAGAACGTGCCCACGTGGCAGTGCCGCCGTCCCGAAGACCTTGCGTGGACGCTCGAGAATCTACCCGATCTCGTCGTCAAGGAAGTGCATGGCGCGGGCGGCTACGGCATGCTCGTCGGGCCCGCGTCCACCCGCGAGGAGATCGAGGCGTTTCGCGCGCGGCTGCTGGCACGGCCCGCGAACTACATCGCGCAACCCACGCTCTCGCTGTCGGCGTGCCCGACCTTTGTCGAAGCGGGCATTGCGCCGCGCCATATCGACCTGCGCCCATTTGTGCTCTCGGGCAAGACGGTCCAGATGGCGGCGGGCGGCCTCACGCGCGTCGCGCTGAAGGAAGGCTCGCTCGTCGTCAATTCGTCGCAAGGCGGCGGCACCAAGGACACCTGGGTGCTCGAATGAGCTTCGGGCATTCACGCCAGGCAGGTTCCCAGCTCGCGTTTTCTAACGGCTCGCGCCAGATAAGCAAAGAAAAGGATCGATCATGCTGAGTCGCACCGCCGATCATTTGTTCTGGATGGCCCGCTACATGGAGCGCGCGGAGAATACCGCGCGTATGCTCGACATCAACCTGAAAGCGCTGCTGCTGCCGGGAAGTGTCGATGCCGAATCGCGCGCGCATCGCGCGATGTTGCGCATTTCGGAACTCGAACCGGCTTTCGACGAGCGCTTCGAGGAAACGACCAACAGCAACGTCATCAACTTTCTCGTGGCGGATCCGACCAACCCCTCGAGCATCTATTCGTGTCTGCACGCCACGCGCGAAAACGCGCGCGCGGTGCGCGGCACGCTCACGACGGAGTGGTGGGAAACCATCAACGACACGTGGCTGCAATTCACGGAACGCCTGCGCAGCGGCGAACTGGAAACGCACCCGGACACCTTGTTCGAGTGGGTCAAGTTCCGCTCGCATCTCTCGCGCGGCGTGCGGCTTGGCACGGCCTTGCAGGACGACGCGCTGTTCTTCACGCAACTGGGTACGTTCCTCGAACGCGCCGACAACACCGCGCGCATTCTCGACGTGCGTTTCGCGGAAGTCGATCAGACCGACTCGCGTTCCGCCGCGCGCCAGCTCGAAGATTTTTATTACTGGACCTCGATTCTGAGTTCGGTATCGGCGCTCGAAATCTATCGCAAGGTTTACCGCGACGTGGTCACGCCCGCGCGCGTGGTGGAACTGCTGATCCTCAACCAGCAGATGCCGCGTTCGCTGCTGGCCTCGCTCGACGGCGTGTGCGCGAACCTCGCGATGCTGCGTACCGACTCGTCGCGCGAAGTCGAACGCACGGCGGGGAAGCTGCGCTCGGAGTTGCTCTACGCGGACCTGCGGCAGATTTTCTCGATGGGTGTGCACACGTTCCTCACGCAATTCCTCGCGCGCGTGTACGAGCTGGGCAATCAGGTGGCGCGCACGTATCTGATGCTGCCGGTGGGCTGACGCGCACCGCGCGGCATCGATATCGTTTTCGTCTTGATGGAGGTTAGTGGTCATGCAACTCGCGATCCGGCACGACACCGTGTACCGCTACGAAGCGCCGGTGCATTATTCGATCCAGCAGTTACGGCTTTCGCCGCTCACGACGCCCGCGCAGATCGTCACGCAATGGCATGTGGATGCGCCGGGCAAACTCGACGCGACCCGCGACGCCTACGGCAATACGCTGATGACGCTGGTG is a window encoding:
- a CDS encoding MFS transporter — encoded protein: MQRKTFKGVRWWIIGLIMIGTVFNYLARSSLSVAAPTLTETLHMTTQQYSYVVTAFQACYALAQPVAGFVLDSVGVKIGFAIFAFGWAIANMLHGLAGSWGALAFFRGLLGMSEAAIFPAGMKAISAWFPAKERSVATGWLNTGTSIGAMIAPPLVVWCILKYNWQFAFVLTGGVALIWVALWLVFFKMPAEHPKLSQEEAEYIRAGQTEAQKASGGKRASFKEVLKTRRFWGIGIPRMLAEPAWQTFGAWIPLYMVTVRHMNLKEIALFAWMPFLAADLGCLIGGYLAPLFIRWFGCSLITSRKLVITTGALLMIGPACVGLVASPYAAIALFCVGTFAHQTISGALFTLASDVFGQHEVATATGLSGMFGYLGATVFSLIVGALASTIGYNPLFVCLMLFDLIGACVAWRLLTTQQNDEAASAALRPTQKVEV
- a CDS encoding FadR/GntR family transcriptional regulator — encoded protein: MSEQKAPNMPARIYSDILNRIIEGEYKEGERLPTEHMLAERFATSRPTVREALAQLRADGIIATRHGSGTTVMRRPDPDVRRFAPLETLSDIRRCYEYRVVVEAGAASLAAQKAEDGDIAAIQREWENLQTIVETSGIGAKDDFAFHMAVARASKNQFFITALSGIQEQMVFSMNLSRNLSLVKSVERQRLVQQEHLEVLEAIQRRDAEAASQAMRSHLERAVNRMFGS
- a CDS encoding cytochrome b codes for the protein MKTPLPAESAFANADLASQKYTRVAVLLHWLIALLILTNVALGLMGALLPDGALSDTAIRLVIDTHKSIGITVLGLAILRVLWRVSHRPPPLPAEFPMWERAAAHAAHVALYVLIFAMPLTGWLHDSAWVAAASHPMYLYGVVPWPRIGFIMDLDAVTKNRLHEQFGALHTACSYALYGVLALHIAGALKHQWIDRHSVLRRMMP
- a CDS encoding aldose epimerase family protein, encoding MRFQDQDVVELARGASRLRVAPQAGGRLLSWTIAGAPVLYWPDAPDWSQPGGIRGGNPLLFPFIARHWVDGEMGAWRDASGTVREMPLHGFARDLPFAADVAPEGDGVRVTLADSAATRERYPFGFRFEAAYRLREGDALDVDLITTNTGDTPLPYYAGHHFYFALPHAERARTTITLPRNAWRRQLPDGATTEATPGARRYRLDDAQIVDRFHCLDGAPDAPVRIEMPSQGRAIEIDLSRPGSTPWYAVTTWTLAPDCDFYCVEPWLGLPDAIHTGLGLRWLKPGETQRAALRITVSAWR
- a CDS encoding SMP-30/gluconolactonase/LRE family protein; its protein translation is MSANVAVLTPPTRPLEAHDARRSAVGECPVWRESENALYWVDIPAQLIVRYGAGVAGGALARRTEWALPERIGCFAFARDGGVLAALETGLFAVTLHEPAAQSHRGEVSVRPLASVAHDAERMRFNDGRCDRQGRFWSGTMVQDAAAPQPAGKLYRYTAEAGLSAPVIDALCTQNGLAWSPDGRTMYLSDSHPSSRVIWAFDYDIDDGVPTNRRVFADLHDYTGRPDGAAVDADGGYWICANDAGQLLRFTPEGRLDRSVAVPVSKPSMCAFGGANYDTLFVTTIIPAQAGEQDGLVFALDAGVRGLPEPEFAGALR
- the phaP gene encoding phasin family protein (Members of this family are phasins (small proteins associated with inclusions such as PHA granules). Note that several different families of phasins have been named PhaP despite very little sequence similarity to each other.), with the translated sequence MNLPTPEQFAATQKAGFDALFGLTSKAFEGAIKLAELNIQTARTAFAEGQENAQRAFSAKDPQGFFAAQAGLAQPAAEQALAYGRSVYDIVSSTQAEFASAAQAQYEQQQRTLEALVDNAAKNAPAGSEAAVAAIKTAINAASSAVDSVNKAAKQAVEFAETNLDAAGKAATKAVAQASARAAKQAAV
- a CDS encoding catalase, with translation MSASSDKSLGQSTTGAGAPAVSDRNSLTIGPDGPIVLHDVHFLEQMAHFNREKVPERQPHAKGAGAFGEFKTTEDVSRYTKAALFQPGATTEMLARFSTVAGEMGSPDTWRDVRGFSLKFYTTEGNYDLVGNNTPVFFVRDPMKFPHFIRSQKRLPDSGLRDGEMQWDFWTNNPESAHQVTYLMGERGLPKTWREMNGYGSHTYMWVNAQGEKFWVKYHFHTHQGMAFFSNAEAEAMAGRDADFHRRDLFDAIKRGEFPAWTLFVQVMPYAEAKQYRFNPFDLTKTWSHKDYPLIKVGTMTLNRNPENFFAQIEQAAFSPGNTVPGIGLSPDRMLLGRAFAYNDAQRARIGTNFHQLPVNRPKVPVQSYMFDGHMAYEHTGNAPTYVPNSFGRPWADTTGKAEDGWESDGEMVRSAYTLHAEDDDFGQPGELVRRVFDDRQRELLVEQVVASLGGVRSPVRERVFEYWKKIDADVGAQIEKKAGSGK
- a CDS encoding ribonuclease activity regulator RraA; the protein is MSSLDIPVSAAALEQLRHVSNATLTTQLFKRGLRNVFLQGVKPLVAPAAGTPNLVGPAFTMRNIPAREDLDQLSAFQNPEHPQRKGVESVPAGAVLVQDCRGVTDAASMGSILATRMKVRGVAGMVSDGPVRDSGTIAALGIPVFCAGASAPLNLCKHHTVDLNVPIACGGVAVYPGDIIVGDVDGIVVIPRHLAEEVARDAFEQERLERFITERIEAGAALPGTYPPNAATLAAYDAWKKDHQ